The Rhizobium sp. BG4 genomic sequence TGCCGCCGCCTGACACCCGAGAATATCAAATCAAAAAGGGGAATGACCATGCAATTGAAGAAAATGACCACTCTTGCGCTCGCCGGCGTCATGCTCTCCGGAGCGGCCCTGGCGCAGGATCTGCCGAAGCTTTCGGTCAACGAGGAGCTGAAGGCGAAGCTGCCAGAGGCGATCCGCACGGCTGGCAAGATGATCTCCGTCAATAACGGCTCCTTCCCTCCCTATGAAATCGTCACCGGCACCGAGATGACCGGCGCCAGCGCCGATCTGACCGACGCGCTCGGCCAGATCCTCGGCGTCACGATCGAGCATGAAACGGTCGGCGGCCTTCCCGCCCTCCTTGCTGGCGTCAATTCTGGCCGCTACCAGTTCGCCTTCGGCCCCGTCGGCGATTTCAAGAGCCGCGAAGAGGCCAACGACTTCGTCGACTGGGTTCAGGAATTCGTCGTCTTCGCCGTTCAGAAGGGCAATCCGAAGGCGATCACCTCGCTCGACAGTGCCTGTGGCAACCGCATTGCTGTCATGGCCGGCGGCTCGGCCGAAAAGGTCATCCAGGTCCAGGCCGAGAAGTGCAAGACCGACGGCAAGGACCCGATCGAAGTGCAGTCCTTCACCGACCAGCCGAGCTCGATCCTGGCGGTCCGCTCCAAGCGTTCGGACGCCTTCTTCTCCTCCCAGGCACCGCTCACCTATTTCGTATCGCAGGCCAATGGCCAGCTGGAACTCACGGGTGT encodes the following:
- a CDS encoding ABC transporter substrate-binding protein; the encoded protein is MQLKKMTTLALAGVMLSGAALAQDLPKLSVNEELKAKLPEAIRTAGKMISVNNGSFPPYEIVTGTEMTGASADLTDALGQILGVTIEHETVGGLPALLAGVNSGRYQFAFGPVGDFKSREEANDFVDWVQEFVVFAVQKGNPKAITSLDSACGNRIAVMAGGSAEKVIQVQAEKCKTDGKDPIEVQSFTDQPSSILAVRSKRSDAFFSSQAPLTYFVSQANGQLELTGVGQKNGFEALYQGAVVPKGSPLGPVLRDAVKVLIDNGTYAAIMKKWGLENNMIKEPGINLGGTLPK